From a single Flavobacterium sp. genomic region:
- a CDS encoding DUF6909 family protein produces the protein MKDIKNISRSRAQESSAAIERLYITMRHLFNRGFYKPMGVSGETLREALLALRPEIYGSIAEEKVELNGLLYVIERLPIGIEECCYINLTSDEGYSNSHFKAIVPPKRRRNCYRIDDEQMNVEITRGRSDIYDILTHLTFIFIESHKIKNRVLIDDEGAVSRDWQKLEIAVKQTKKLPLIEREKAISHAANVLGRTFAEVQAIYDDFATTEAPDRFLHVVYWLGKLAIEEVVDNNKRTITFSPILRERLGHHIYGDIWATTIKEVLQKNNLLERPIHIISANMHSVMNSLFAEPVLGKKYKNTPEFQIFEDLSSSSNKELRKKVEEFAFQQGMISLPDTSGTNIDVQIFDTAKIDLSKTIFASSKLAKEKPVLIVMDYAFGEQAFETIDELLKPFKEEKNNKIFLNVESVSIMGKAGILEGGKGDIMIPTAHINEGTADNYPFENELTKAMFEGNNIPVFEGPMITVLGTSLQNRDLLKFFHESTWQAIGLEMEGAYYQKAIQSASKIRKSINPNVKVRYAYYASDNPLETGSTLASGGLGTTGVKPTYLITIKILEQIFNIK, from the coding sequence ATGAAAGACATTAAAAACATTTCGCGTTCTAGAGCGCAAGAGTCCTCAGCAGCTATTGAGCGACTGTACATTACCATGAGACACTTATTCAACAGAGGTTTTTATAAACCAATGGGTGTTTCGGGAGAAACTTTAAGAGAAGCTTTATTAGCGCTTCGACCAGAAATTTACGGAAGTATTGCCGAAGAAAAAGTTGAATTAAACGGATTATTATACGTAATTGAACGTTTACCAATTGGAATTGAAGAGTGTTGTTATATCAATTTAACTTCAGATGAAGGGTATTCAAATTCACACTTTAAAGCGATTGTACCACCAAAAAGAAGAAGAAATTGTTACCGAATCGATGACGAACAAATGAATGTGGAAATCACACGTGGTCGTTCAGATATTTATGATATTTTAACGCATTTAACATTCATTTTCATCGAATCACATAAAATTAAAAATAGAGTTTTAATTGATGATGAAGGAGCTGTTTCAAGAGATTGGCAAAAACTAGAAATTGCAGTAAAGCAAACCAAAAAATTACCTTTAATTGAAAGAGAAAAGGCAATTTCACACGCAGCCAATGTATTAGGAAGAACGTTTGCCGAAGTACAAGCTATTTATGATGATTTTGCTACTACCGAAGCACCAGACCGATTTTTACATGTAGTTTATTGGTTAGGAAAATTAGCTATTGAAGAAGTAGTAGACAACAATAAAAGAACCATAACATTTAGTCCTATTTTAAGAGAACGATTAGGACACCATATTTATGGAGATATTTGGGCAACCACTATTAAAGAAGTTTTACAAAAGAATAATTTATTAGAACGTCCTATACACATTATAAGTGCTAACATGCACAGTGTTATGAACTCTCTTTTTGCTGAACCAGTTTTAGGAAAAAAATACAAAAATACTCCTGAATTTCAGATATTTGAAGATTTAAGTAGCTCATCCAATAAAGAGTTACGCAAGAAAGTGGAAGAATTTGCGTTTCAACAAGGAATGATTAGTTTACCCGATACATCTGGAACTAATATAGATGTTCAAATTTTTGACACCGCAAAAATTGATTTATCAAAAACCATTTTTGCTTCGTCTAAACTTGCCAAAGAAAAACCAGTACTTATAGTAATGGATTATGCTTTTGGCGAGCAAGCTTTTGAAACTATAGATGAGTTGTTGAAACCTTTTAAAGAAGAAAAAAACAATAAAATATTCTTAAATGTAGAGTCGGTTTCAATAATGGGTAAAGCGGGGATTTTAGAAGGTGGTAAAGGAGATATTATGATTCCTACAGCACACATAAACGAAGGAACAGCAGACAATTATCCTTTTGAAAATGAATTAACAAAAGCAATGTTTGAAGGAAATAATATTCCCGTTTTTGAAGGACCTATGATTACCGTTTTAGGGACATCACTTCAAAATAGAGATTTATTAAAATTTTTCCACGAATCTACATGGCAAGCCATTGGTTTAGAAATGGAGGGGGCTTACTATCAAAAAGCTATACAATCTGCTTCAAAAATTAGAAAAAGCATTAATCCAAATGTAAAGGTTCGATACGCATATTATGCTTC
- a CDS encoding carboxypeptidase-like regulatory domain-containing protein: MQKFLFIFILSFSLSAQIRGVVKDSISGEPIPFVNIWVENETVGTTSEADGTFFLEASKEKNIVISVLGYERKTLKGTAISIVQLKPMTYDLAEVVILNKKQSKIIEIGDIKNAIFQSFDNGPKIEAKFFPYQASYSKTKFIKEVTVFTDSRIDDATIKLHFYSVDENGSPGKELLTKDYIVTLKKGIIKHRFVISQFDLIFPEKGMFVAYEKLLIESNKTGSKYQPYVLYNYVERDFFYTYAYGKWTKLNAETQGKLQLNEPAINLVLSN, from the coding sequence ATGCAAAAATTCCTTTTTATTTTCATCCTCTCATTTTCCCTTTCCGCCCAAATCCGCGGTGTAGTCAAAGACAGCATTTCCGGCGAACCGATTCCTTTTGTGAATATTTGGGTGGAGAACGAAACGGTTGGAACTACTTCTGAAGCAGACGGAACTTTTTTCTTAGAAGCGTCAAAAGAAAAAAACATTGTGATTTCGGTTTTAGGTTATGAACGAAAAACGCTAAAAGGAACAGCTATTTCAATAGTTCAATTAAAACCAATGACTTACGATTTAGCGGAAGTGGTAATATTAAATAAGAAACAATCTAAAATAATAGAAATTGGCGATATTAAAAATGCGATATTTCAATCCTTTGATAACGGACCAAAAATTGAAGCCAAATTTTTCCCCTATCAAGCTTCTTACAGTAAAACCAAGTTTATAAAAGAAGTCACTGTTTTTACCGACAGCCGTATTGATGACGCAACCATAAAACTTCATTTTTATAGCGTAGATGAGAATGGTTCTCCAGGTAAAGAATTATTAACAAAAGACTATATAGTAACATTAAAAAAAGGTATAATTAAACATCGATTTGTTATTTCGCAATTTGATTTGATATTTCCAGAAAAAGGAATGTTTGTTGCCTATGAAAAATTGTTAATTGAAAGCAATAAAACAGGCTCAAAATACCAACCCTACGTATTGTATAATTATGTTGAACGCGATTTCTTTTATACTTATGCCTATGGAAAATGGACAAAATTAAATGCAGAAACACAAGGAAAATTACAATTAAACGAGCCCGCAATCAACCTAGTTTTATCCAACTAA